In the Brucella anthropi ATCC 49188 genome, one interval contains:
- a CDS encoding glycosyltransferase family 2 protein, translating to MKLSIAIPCYNEALNIPLIVTRLREIIVGRDDVEVLLVDNGSKDNTADVLRRELQEGDAIRVITVPVNQGYGYGILRGLEAASGEVLAWTHADMQTDPRDVLIAFDLYKEHAGQKIIVKGKRRNRQLLERFFTFGMQSIASVVLRVPFDDVNAQPKLFSCEFYQEFISTRAPHDFSLDLYLLYQARIHGYRILEVPVYFAKRIHGEAKGGGNWKTRIKLIRRTFAYIFDLRRELAAQQGQDS from the coding sequence ATGAAACTATCGATTGCTATCCCTTGCTATAACGAAGCGCTTAACATTCCGCTTATCGTTACCCGTCTACGTGAGATTATTGTAGGACGAGACGACGTTGAGGTTCTGCTGGTTGATAATGGCTCAAAGGACAATACCGCCGACGTGCTGCGCCGCGAGTTGCAGGAAGGCGATGCGATACGCGTTATAACGGTTCCGGTTAACCAAGGGTATGGATATGGCATCCTGCGAGGCCTTGAAGCAGCGAGTGGTGAAGTACTTGCATGGACGCATGCCGATATGCAGACAGACCCGCGCGATGTCTTAATTGCTTTTGATCTTTATAAAGAGCATGCTGGGCAAAAGATTATTGTAAAAGGTAAAAGACGTAATCGCCAGTTATTGGAACGGTTTTTTACTTTTGGCATGCAATCGATTGCGTCTGTTGTACTTAGGGTGCCGTTTGATGATGTTAATGCGCAGCCAAAGCTGTTCTCATGCGAATTCTATCAGGAATTTATCTCGACCCGCGCGCCGCATGATTTTTCGCTGGATTTATACCTATTGTACCAAGCGCGGATACACGGTTATCGCATTCTGGAAGTACCAGTCTATTTTGCCAAACGTATTCACGGTGAGGCAAAGGGTGGTGGCAACTGGAAAACGCGCATTAAGCTTATCAGGCGCACTTTTGCTTATATTTTTGATTTACGTCGCGAGTTGGCGGCTCAGCAAGGGCAAGATTCATGA